Within the Paenibacillus pabuli genome, the region GATGCCACACTTATTGAGATTGTAAGAATCACAGGCAAGTTTCAGGTGTTTCCGCTGGATAACTGTAAGATGGGATTTTACGAAACGGCCTTTGCCATGTGCAAGGTACTGCAGGAATCCGGCGTGCTGAAGGACCCTGAAGAGATTGCCAGGCTGCTAGAAGCGCGGGAGAGGGTGGGCAGCCAGAAAATCCCGGATACATCACTGGCGCTGTTTCACACTCGCAGTGATGGCATTTATAGGCCGTCCATTAGCCTGTTTCAATTATCAGAGCCGCTGCTCGTGACGGAGGAAGACCCGGTGGGTGTCAGCCATATTCTTCTGATGGTTGGGCCGCGGGAGTTATCCCGCGAGAGCCTGGAGGTTCTGAGCGAGATCAGCGCATTATTACTGCAGGATGAGATGATTACACTCCTGGAAAAGGGAATCCGGGATGATCTTATTCATTACCTGTCCAGGGAATTGGTTGGATTTTATCGAAGTAAAACCGAAATTGGAGGTTAACAAACATGAGTATACTTACAACAGACAAAGTGGTTATGAACGCAACAGCACAGGACAAATATGAGGCTATTCGCATGGCAGGACAGATTCTGAAGGACGCAGGACATATTACTGCAGACTATATCGACAAGATGCTTGAGCGCGAGGAGATCGTTTCCACTTATGTGGGCAATGGACTTGCCATTCCACACGGAACCAAAGAATCCAAATCGTTCATTTTGTCCACAGGCATTTCCGTGATCCAGTTCCCGCAAGGGGTGGATTTTGGGGAGGAAAAAGCCTACATGGTGATCGGCATCGCTGCTCAGGGCGGTGAGCACATGGAGATTCTGACCAGCATTGCGGTCATTTGTGCCGAAGATGAGAACATGGAAGCACTTCGTTATGCGAAAACGGCGGAAGAAATCATTACCATTCTCGAAAGTGAAATGGAACTATGAGGGCCCTTCATTTCGGAGCAGGCAATATCGGACGGGGGTTCATCGGATTGATCCTGTCACGGGCAGGATATAATGTCATCTTCTCGGATGTGAACCAGGAGCTGGTTCAAGCATTGCAGGAGCGTGGACAGTACACGGTCGAACTGGCGAACGAAACGAAGGATACGGAGACGGTACAAGGGGTAAATGCCATTGATGGAACGCAGCTGGAGACAGTTGCCCAAAACGTTGCAGAGGCAGACCTCGTTACAACCGCAGTCGGCGTGGGAATCCTGAAACATATTGCGCCAGGCATTGCCAAGGGTCTTGAGGCAAGATTGAATTCAGGTTCGGTGCAGAAACCTCTTCACATTATTGCATGTGAGAATGCCATTGGAGCCAGCACACAGCTGAAAGAACATGTATACGCTCTTCTGGAAGAACCGATTAAGGCTCTTGCTGATCAGTATGTGTATTTTCCTGACTCCGCAGTAGACCGGATTGTGCCAATCCAGCATCACGAAGACAAGCTGCATGTTCAGGTTGAACCTTTTTATGAGTGGGTCGTGGATCGATCACAGATGGCACCTGCATTCCTTCCGATTGAAGGTGTACTTTATGTTGATGATCTCGAGCCTTATATCGAGCGCAAACTGTTTACCGTGAATACGGGACACTGCTGCGCTGCATATATCGGTTACGTGAACGGGTACGATACAATTCAAAAGGCGATTGCTGACGACAAGGTGAAATCCCTCGTCTATGGTGCTTTGCAGGAAACGGGTGATGTTCTTGTGAAACGGTTTGGTTTCAACCCGGAAGATCACCAGCAGTATATTAAGAAAATCCTAGAGCGGTTTGTGAATCCACATCTCACCGATGAGGTCACCCGGGTAGGGCGCTCACCGCTGCGGAAGCTGTCGCCCAACGACCGTCTGGTCCGCCCGGCGCTTCAGGCACATGAGTATGGAATGGGAACGACGAACCTGGCAAGAGGCATGGCGGCAGCCTGCAAATTTGATGTACCCGACGATCCGGAGGCAGCAGAGCTTCAGGATTTGATCAAACAAAAGGGCATCGCTGCAGCACTTAGCCATTACACAGCCATGGATGAACAGCATCCTGTGCTCAAGCAGGCTGTAGAACATTATCAACAAATGTAAAAAAACTTACTCATTGCGATTCCGCCGTTTTATGCAACCAATCGCAAAACAAGAGCCTCACAGGGGTTAACTGTGAGGCTCTTGTTTGTGTTCTGTCTGATTTTTGTACGTCTCCAGACATCGCTGACAGATGCACGATTTACGCCGCTGCTCTGCCGGAATGCGATCAAACACACCTTTGGGAAACTCGGCATGATTGCACCAGCATTCGGAGTGGGGACGGCCAACCGCATAGGAGCAGCCATTGTCCTCCCCGCACAATGGACATACAAGCACATTGACCGGGGAGGCACTTGTGTTCGTCGTCTTGGCCTGTGAATTGGAATTGAAATTTCCGCCCATGGTATGCCTACTTTCTCTATATCGTCATACCTCATAGTATAACAGGGCTGGCCCTATTCTTCAGGTGGCAATTCAATGGTCAGCCCTTCAACATGTTTGCGTCCCATTAATTTGCGCTTCTTCCGATTCTCCTTCGTCTCCAGCACAATATCCAGGTCATAGTCATCGCCTGGATACAGCTCATCTGCGGATATATGAAGCGTTAGGCGTTTCTTATGAATTTTGACTTTTCGCCCGCGCAGCATTACACCGATGTTTCCACGACTGTCTTCCACGTCGCAGACAATTCCTGATTGGTTCAGATAGGCTGCGTATACACGATCCCCTTTTCGGAAGTTTTTCGCCGGGGGAACAGACTTCGTACCTTCTGCTGGCAGGGATGGAATTCTTGCTTCAATGTTTACCGGGGAATCTGCCTTCTTCCCGGTTTTCTGTGCAGCTGCGGGGTTCTGAGGTAGCTCAAGGACAGAGTTCTCTGTAGGTATTGATTTCACTACAGGCACGAAGGAGCTTGTGCTGCCGGTAGGACTTTTCGATATGCCCTGATCCGATATGGATTTAGAACGATCAATAATGCGCTGTGGCATACCCAGCTTTAATGCGATGGAATAGGCGTAACTCTCACCCGCTTCACCGATACGCAAACGATACAGAGGCTGCAGTGTAACTGTATCGAATTCCATCCGTGCATTTTCAAATCCTTGTGCGGCAGCAGCAAAATGCTTGATTTCCCCAAAATGAGTGGTAGCCACCACGGTAGCTCCGCGGCTGTGCAGTTCCTCCAGCATGGCGATGGAAAGACCCACCCCCTCTCCCGGGTCCGTCCCGGAGGCCATCTCATCAATGAGCACAAGCGTGGATGAATCAGCCTGTTCCAGGATGCCGATCATGTTGCGGATATGTGCCGAAAAGGTGCTGAGTGCCTGCTCCAAACTCTGTCCGTCCCCAATATCGACTGCCACTTCGTGATAAACGGCCATCTCGCCGCCTTCACCCACAGGAACAAGCAAACCGGACTGCATCATCAGGGTGAGTAAACCCATTGTTTTGAGCGCCACCGTTTTGCCGCCCGTATTCGGCCCTGTAATAATGAGCGAGGAGTAATCCCTTCCTATGGCAAAATCAAGTGGAACCATGGAGGAGCCCATCAGAGGATGACGCGCCTGCTGAAGCGTAATTCGGCCCGAGGTGTTTACTTTAACTGTACGTCCGTCCATGGTTGCCGCATATTTCGCTTTGGCAAACAGGAAATCCAGTACACCTACCGTTTCGGTATTCAGTGCAATCTCGCGGTTATAGGATTCTGCCAGAGACGTTAAATCACCCAGGATTTTCATTTCTTCTCTGGACTCCTCGGCTTGCAGTAAAGCGAGTTCCATCTGCAGACCTACCAGTTCCGCTGGTTCAATATATACGGTTTGCCCACTCCCTGATTCATCCAGTACACTGCCTTTCACCAGTTTGCGGAATTCTTTCTTGATGGGTAATACCGTTCTCCCACCGCGCTGGCTGATTACGTTTTCCTGCATAATGGACCGGTGCTTGCTCACGATAGAGTCCAGCTTGCGCTTCATTCGTTCCTCGTTCACAGTCATTTTTTTTCGGATACGTGTCAGTTCCTTGCTCGCTTGATCCTGAAGACGACCGCTGTGAATGCAGCGTTCGATCTCGCTTAACAGGGATTCCATCCGCATCATGGATGAAGCATAACGACTCACTGTCGGAGCTGCTTCGGATTTGCCCTCCATGTATTTCATTAATTGTGCACAGCTTCGCAGAAACTGTGCAAGTTGAGTGAAGTCCCGTTCACTAAACAGATAACCGGTACCGAGCAGATCCATAATGGTCTCCATACCATCTAGCGAAGGGATGGGAACACTGGCGCCAAAACGAATCAGTGCAGAGGCCTCTTCTGTTTCTTCGAGGCGCATTTGGATTAGCCCCGGGTCCACCATGGGTTTCATTTCTTTCGCGTACCGTTTGCCCAGATAGGAAAGGGCGCAGGCGGCGACATTGTTTTGAATTTGAGGATAGCCCAGTGTATTCATTGTGTTTTCATTCATGCTTGATCTCTCCTTAAATGTTAAATGTAACTTCGGCTGTAGCCCACAATCTATTCCTGAAAACGCAAAAAGGGCGGAGAATGAACAAACGTCATTCTCCGCCCTGCGTGTAGGGGAAAGCAGAGTCCAAAATAGGTCTATACAAAAAAATCCACGCTGAACAAAGCGCGGAAATAGACCCGGACAAGTACAATCCCGGAGGCGATTTATGATATCCGCTGTTCTTAACTAAGTACAGGGTTATGGCGCATCAAGAAATACACGTATGCCATAAGGCACAAGCGCACATGAAAGGCCAACTCCTGAATATGAAACTTGGTTAGTTAAGAACGCTCACCGACATCAAAATCTCTCCTTTGATTGAGGAATATGCCTCCACTATAAACTGGAAATACCCCGAAAGTCAATCTTAGAATAAAATAGTGGACTTGAATAAGATTGGGTTTTAAAATATCATTAGTAAATTAATCCAATGAAAGCGATATTATACAGATGGCTTTGCATTCCATCAGGCATTCCAATATGCAGATTCTATACAAAGGAGGATGCTCTCGTTGCCTAAATATTTGCTGCGCTTGCTTTGCTTTACCATGATTCTTGGGGCCCTTCCGGTTATCGTTATTGGTTCAGTCTCCTATTCGATCGCCTCGCGTGACATTGAACAAAAAGTACGTGAGAGCAATCTGCAGATTCTGCATCAAACCCAAATGCGGGTAGAGCAAGTTTTGCGCAGCCTGCAGCTGTCATCCATCCAGTATGTAAATTCTCCCTTGGTACTGCAGGCGATGAAGAAGCCGCTGGACAGCTCCGAGTTTCAGGAAATACGTGATCTCACGTCCGGGTTCAACAACCTGCAAGCGGTTACAAATATAGATCAGGCCTATCTGGTTAATCTGGATCAGGACTGGGTAGTCTCCATGAGGTCTTTTGGAAAATTGGATGATTTCAGTATCCGGGACCGTATTGGCTCCTATCTCACCTATGCGAACAGTCTGTTCTGGGTGACCCAGAATAAAAATTCATCCACAGAAAGCGTACCGGCTTCAGCAGGGATATCCGAAGGTTCACAGGAACAGATGCCCACGCTCATTTCATCGGATGACGTCGTCAGTATGGTATTCAAAATTCCAATGGTGCCGACGAATGTTAGTCCAAAGGGGTTTCTCGTGATTGATATTGCAGATGCCGAGATTAGCACTTTTCTGAGCCAAAATCCAAACACTGGAGATATGTATGTACTGGACCGGGATCAGAATTTTTTTCTAAACGATACGGGACAAGAAGAGAAATATGCTGCCCTGAATGAGGAGATTCAGGCGAAGGTGGAAACGAGCAATCAGACAGAAGGCTTCTTTAACGCTGAAGTGGAAGGAAACCAGGTGGCTGTCAGCTACAGAAAATCATCACTCAACGGGTGGCTGTATGTATCGGTGGTATCTGTTGGACAGATCACCGCCCAGTCGCAGAAAATTGCACTTGTTACCGGAGTGGCTACACTGGTCATGTTATGCGTGACCGGATTGTTCGCGATCTATGGCAGCCGCCGGATGTATTCTCCGATTTCGAGACTGCTGCAGTTCACGAAGGGGCTGGATTCTCCTGTCATGCAGACGGGCCGCCGTCAGGATGAATTTATTTATATTGAGGAGCGTTTATCTACGCTGTTCAGCTCGGAAAAAACGCTGCGGGAACAGATGAAGGGACAGCATGTTCATCTGGAGGAATTTTTCATGACCAAACTGCTGACCGGCAAAATCTCGGAAGAGGATTTCAGGTACCAGGGCGAACGTTATGATTTCCCGGCAGACTGGTCGAGCCTGGGTGTGCTTACGCTTCAGATTGATACGCTCGAAGGAACAAGGTACGAAGAACAGGACAGGGACCTGCTGCTGTTTGCCGTCAACAATATGGTTGGAGAGCTTCTGCCTGCGGAGCTGCGCTTCACCCCGGTTATGATCGATGATGCTCAAGTGACGGTGCTGGCATCCGGACTGAATGATGAATTGCAGCTCAAGGAGTGGATGCACACCCAGGCGGAATGGATTAGGGAACGCGTAGTCACCTATCTCAACCTGCCTGTAAGTATTGGTATAAGCCGCTCCTATTTTGCCATCGGAGACACACCAAGAGCGTACCAGGAGAGCCGGGAAGCGCTGCAGGGCAGGGTAAGTCTGGGAAGCCGTATTATTTTGCATTATGAAGATATCCAGCCGCGCGGTCAGACAGAGGCAGCCTTATATACACAGCTCAGAATGATTGAGGATCAGCTTGCCTCGGCCTTGAAACAAGGAGATGAGGAGAAAACCGATGCGTATTTTACCCAGTATCTGGGGCTGCTCGCCGATAAGAAACTGCATTTTAGTGAATATCCCGTAATTATGGTTCAGCTTCTGTCCCGTGTGTACCAGCTCGTGCAGGAACAGGGAGGAGATGTGGCCGAAGTGCTTGGTGAGAAGGCATCCATGGCTCATTTGCTGAAGCTGTCCACCCTTGATGAGATGACAAACTGGTTCCGTAAACGGTTATTTGTGCCCGTCATTCGTTTCTGGCGGGAGCAGGAAGAGTCCCAGTACATGAATATTGCCCGGCGAATGATCCGGTTGATCGAGGAACGCTATGACCGTGAACTGTCCTTGGAAGCTTGTGCAGAAGAACTGAATTTTCATCCTGTCTATTTAAGCCGGGTGTTCAAGAAAGAAGCCGGAGTGAATTTTACCGAATACCTAGCAGAATATCGAATGGAAAAAGCCAAGACCTGGCTGCAGACAACCAACCTCAAGATATCGGAAATTGCCGAGAAACTAAATTACACCAACCCCACTGCGTTTATCCGAACGTTTCGCAAAATTACGGGAACAACTCCCGGCAAGTACCGGGAACAGCAGCGGTAAAACAAGCCTGCTCTGCCTGCCATGGCGGGCAGGCTTTTTCATGTTTGTACACCCTGCCAGTTACGCTTCCTACTCCTGGGTTAAGACAGG harbors:
- a CDS encoding PTS sugar transporter subunit IIA, with amino-acid sequence MSILTTDKVVMNATAQDKYEAIRMAGQILKDAGHITADYIDKMLEREEIVSTYVGNGLAIPHGTKESKSFILSTGISVIQFPQGVDFGEEKAYMVIGIAAQGGEHMEILTSIAVICAEDENMEALRYAKTAEEIITILESEMEL
- a CDS encoding mannitol-1-phosphate 5-dehydrogenase; translation: MRALHFGAGNIGRGFIGLILSRAGYNVIFSDVNQELVQALQERGQYTVELANETKDTETVQGVNAIDGTQLETVAQNVAEADLVTTAVGVGILKHIAPGIAKGLEARLNSGSVQKPLHIIACENAIGASTQLKEHVYALLEEPIKALADQYVYFPDSAVDRIVPIQHHEDKLHVQVEPFYEWVVDRSQMAPAFLPIEGVLYVDDLEPYIERKLFTVNTGHCCAAYIGYVNGYDTIQKAIADDKVKSLVYGALQETGDVLVKRFGFNPEDHQQYIKKILERFVNPHLTDEVTRVGRSPLRKLSPNDRLVRPALQAHEYGMGTTNLARGMAAACKFDVPDDPEAAELQDLIKQKGIAAALSHYTAMDEQHPVLKQAVEHYQQM
- a CDS encoding cysteine-rich CWC family protein yields the protein MGGNFNSNSQAKTTNTSASPVNVLVCPLCGEDNGCSYAVGRPHSECWCNHAEFPKGVFDRIPAEQRRKSCICQRCLETYKNQTEHKQEPHS
- a CDS encoding endonuclease MutS2, producing MNENTMNTLGYPQIQNNVAACALSYLGKRYAKEMKPMVDPGLIQMRLEETEEASALIRFGASVPIPSLDGMETIMDLLGTGYLFSERDFTQLAQFLRSCAQLMKYMEGKSEAAPTVSRYASSMMRMESLLSEIERCIHSGRLQDQASKELTRIRKKMTVNEERMKRKLDSIVSKHRSIMQENVISQRGGRTVLPIKKEFRKLVKGSVLDESGSGQTVYIEPAELVGLQMELALLQAEESREEMKILGDLTSLAESYNREIALNTETVGVLDFLFAKAKYAATMDGRTVKVNTSGRITLQQARHPLMGSSMVPLDFAIGRDYSSLIITGPNTGGKTVALKTMGLLTLMMQSGLLVPVGEGGEMAVYHEVAVDIGDGQSLEQALSTFSAHIRNMIGILEQADSSTLVLIDEMASGTDPGEGVGLSIAMLEELHSRGATVVATTHFGEIKHFAAAAQGFENARMEFDTVTLQPLYRLRIGEAGESYAYSIALKLGMPQRIIDRSKSISDQGISKSPTGSTSSFVPVVKSIPTENSVLELPQNPAAAQKTGKKADSPVNIEARIPSLPAEGTKSVPPAKNFRKGDRVYAAYLNQSGIVCDVEDSRGNIGVMLRGRKVKIHKKRLTLHISADELYPGDDYDLDIVLETKENRKKRKLMGRKHVEGLTIELPPEE
- a CDS encoding helix-turn-helix domain-containing protein → MPKYLLRLLCFTMILGALPVIVIGSVSYSIASRDIEQKVRESNLQILHQTQMRVEQVLRSLQLSSIQYVNSPLVLQAMKKPLDSSEFQEIRDLTSGFNNLQAVTNIDQAYLVNLDQDWVVSMRSFGKLDDFSIRDRIGSYLTYANSLFWVTQNKNSSTESVPASAGISEGSQEQMPTLISSDDVVSMVFKIPMVPTNVSPKGFLVIDIADAEISTFLSQNPNTGDMYVLDRDQNFFLNDTGQEEKYAALNEEIQAKVETSNQTEGFFNAEVEGNQVAVSYRKSSLNGWLYVSVVSVGQITAQSQKIALVTGVATLVMLCVTGLFAIYGSRRMYSPISRLLQFTKGLDSPVMQTGRRQDEFIYIEERLSTLFSSEKTLREQMKGQHVHLEEFFMTKLLTGKISEEDFRYQGERYDFPADWSSLGVLTLQIDTLEGTRYEEQDRDLLLFAVNNMVGELLPAELRFTPVMIDDAQVTVLASGLNDELQLKEWMHTQAEWIRERVVTYLNLPVSIGISRSYFAIGDTPRAYQESREALQGRVSLGSRIILHYEDIQPRGQTEAALYTQLRMIEDQLASALKQGDEEKTDAYFTQYLGLLADKKLHFSEYPVIMVQLLSRVYQLVQEQGGDVAEVLGEKASMAHLLKLSTLDEMTNWFRKRLFVPVIRFWREQEESQYMNIARRMIRLIEERYDRELSLEACAEELNFHPVYLSRVFKKEAGVNFTEYLAEYRMEKAKTWLQTTNLKISEIAEKLNYTNPTAFIRTFRKITGTTPGKYREQQR